The Candidatus Methylomirabilota bacterium genome includes the window GCAACTTCACGACAACGGAGGGTTGCCCGGGGGAACCTTTGATACTCAGTTCACCTTTGCTCAGGCGCTCACCGAGTCTGCGAAGGCGGCCAAGAAGGCGTTGTTGGTGGTGAGCATCCCGGCCTCCGAAAGCCCAAGTCCTCAGGAGGGAAGAGAGCGGGTCTCGGAGATCGAGATCGGTGGTGAGCGAGGCCGCGCGGCCTTGACGCGGCTGAAGAACGCCATCGGTCGGGTGGAGGCTTCGTGGCGGCCGGCGAGCCCTGATGAGGGCTTCGAGATCGTGCGCCGTCGCCTGTTCCAGCCGATCACTAACCCGGCCAAGTTCGTCGATCGCGATCAAGTAGCCCGAGCCTTCGTCGAAATGTACGGGACCCAGCAACAAGAGTTCCCGAGCGAATGCCGCGAAGCGAACTACGAACGGCGCATCAAGGCCGCGTATCCCATCCACCCCGAGCTATTCGACCGCCTCTACAACGACTGGTCTACACTTGAAAAGTTCCAGCGGACGCGCGGCGTCTTGCGCCTCATGGCGGCTGTGATTCACTCGCTGTGGGAGCGACAGGACGGCAACCTGCTCATCATGCCTGCGAACGTCACGGTGGACGACCCGCGCGTGCAGTTCGAGCTGACCCGGTATCTGGAAGATCAGTGGGTGCCCGTGATCGAGAAGGACGTCGACGGATCCCTTTCGCTCCCGTTGTTGCTCGACCGCGAAAACCCGAACCTGGGCCGGTATTCTGCCTGCAGGCGCGTGGCTAGAACCATCTATGTCGGTTCGGCACCGACCCAGCGAGCGGCGCACCGCGGGATCGATGACCGACAGGTGAGGCTAGGGTGCGTCCAACCGGGCGAGAGCGCGGCTATTTTTGGTGACGCGCTTCGGCGGCTCACCGACCGCGCCACCTACCTCTACGTTGATGGCAGGCGATTCTGGTTCTCCACTCAGCCTACCGTGACCCGTTTGGCCGATGACCGCGCCGCTCAACTCCGTGACGAGGATGTCCTGGTGGAGATCGGTAGGCGCCTTCGTCTGCAGGCGCGCACGAGGGGCGATTTCGCCAAGGTGCACCCTTGTGCATCCGGCGGTGACGTGCCGGACGAGCGGGAAGCTCGGTTGGTTATCCTCGCGCCTGAATATCCACACACCGGCAGAGACCAGAATAGCCCAGCTCTGCGCGAAGCCGCTGCAATTCTTGAGTATCGGGGCACCGCCCCCAGGACCTACAAGAACACGCTCGTCTTCTTGGCGGCCGATGGCGGGCGACTGAAGGAGTTGGAGCATGCGACGCGACACTACCTAGCATGGAAGTCGATCGTGGACCAGCGAGAACCCCTGAACTTGGATCCTTTTCAGTCGCGCCAGGCCGAGACCAAGTGCCGAAGCGCCGATGAGACGGTCGATGCGCGAATCCCCGAGGCCTATCAGTGGTTATTGGTTCCCGGTCAGCCCGACCCGAAAGGATCGGTGCAGTGGAACGAGATACGGCAGCAGGGTCAGGAGGCGCTTGCGGTGCGCGCCTCGAAGAAGCTTAAAAACGAAGAGATGCTGCTCGTCGAGCTTGGCGGTGTGCGATTGAGGCATGAACTGGATCGCATTCCGCTCTGGCGCGGCGATCGCGTGGGCATCAAGCAGTTGGCCGAGGATTTCGCCACGTACCTCTACCTGCCCAGGTTGTGTGACGACTCTGTATTGATGAACGCCGTGAGAGATGGTCTGGCCCGCCTCACGTGGCAGCCAGAAACATTCGCCTATGCCGATCAGTGGGACGAACAGCGGAAAAGATACGTTGGCCTCCAGGTCGGCCAAGGCGTCCGCGTCACCTTA containing:
- a CDS encoding AAA+ family ATPase, whose product is MAKTNRDRVGEALGLLSKGLAPFVERELKATYKAKWADVAAESFGGKKVNWADPQTTLMVIWDQWNATFKNILGHAERSLVSELRDIRNRWAHMENFSSDDTYRALDSVGRLLTAVSAPETAGVEKQKMELLRLRFEEQRRSEARKAAVSPVEGKPAGHLKPWREVVTPHPDVASGRYQQAEFAADLWQVYLGEGSDEYKDPAEFFRRTFLTEGLKHLVTRAVMRLGGNGGDPVVELQTNFGGGKTHSMLALYHLFSGTAAAELPGVDDLLKQANLSLPKGVRRAVVVGTKVSPGQSHKKPDGTVIRTLWGEIAWQLGGKEGYKIIKEADETATNPGDALRELFNRYSPCLILIDEWVAYARQLHDNGGLPGGTFDTQFTFAQALTESAKAAKKALLVVSIPASESPSPQEGRERVSEIEIGGERGRAALTRLKNAIGRVEASWRPASPDEGFEIVRRRLFQPITNPAKFVDRDQVARAFVEMYGTQQQEFPSECREANYERRIKAAYPIHPELFDRLYNDWSTLEKFQRTRGVLRLMAAVIHSLWERQDGNLLIMPANVTVDDPRVQFELTRYLEDQWVPVIEKDVDGSLSLPLLLDRENPNLGRYSACRRVARTIYVGSAPTQRAAHRGIDDRQVRLGCVQPGESAAIFGDALRRLTDRATYLYVDGRRFWFSTQPTVTRLADDRAAQLRDEDVLVEIGRRLRLQARTRGDFAKVHPCASGGDVPDEREARLVILAPEYPHTGRDQNSPALREAAAILEYRGTAPRTYKNTLVFLAADGGRLKELEHATRHYLAWKSIVDQREPLNLDPFQSRQAETKCRSADETVDARIPEAYQWLLVPGQPDPKGSVQWNEIRQQGQEALAVRASKKLKNEEMLLVELGGVRLRHELDRIPLWRGDRVGIKQLAEDFATYLYLPRLCDDSVLMNAVRDGLARLTWQPETFAYADQWDEQRKRYVGLQVGQGVRVTLDEHSLLVKPDVASSQMQADKERQVDVPRPPTDKGAASSTGPEEVQSRPLAPVVAAPRRFYATVVLDATRIGRDAARIAEEVVQHLSGLLGSHVEVMLEIRADVPDGVPDQTVRIVTENCRTLKFKTYSFEKE